A genomic stretch from Leptotrichia sp. HSP-536 includes:
- a CDS encoding HU family DNA-binding protein: MSKKEFVDAYAKATGETKKRAEELVNAFLETAEEFLVKGENIQFVGWGTFEVKERAAREGRNPSTGDPIQIEAKKVVKFKVGKKLADKVAEAK, from the coding sequence ATGTCAAAAAAAGAATTTGTAGATGCTTATGCTAAAGCAACTGGAGAAACTAAAAAAAGAGCTGAAGAATTAGTAAATGCCTTTTTAGAAACAGCAGAAGAATTTTTAGTAAAAGGTGAGAATATTCAGTTTGTAGGCTGGGGAACTTTTGAAGTAAAAGAAAGAGCAGCCAGAGAAGGAAGAAATCCTTCAACTGGAGATCCAATCCAAATAGAAGCTAAAAAAGTAGTAAAATTCAAAGTTGGAAAAAAATTAGCAGACAAAGTTGCTGAAGCTAAATAA
- a CDS encoding YiiG family protein produces the protein MSYKKIILIATLSILLFSCDKSFKEIGQRFSIKKVKNEEMEKYNSYIEIYNKLSIIDDEISSYIEAAGENNSINIEQMKTLGNIPVIKIESQIFEKLEKNISSKFKMEKLDNSAKKLLPILKELKTATDTMGNYYGKKENLTDNFAKSQGLHTSFLRIYKKYKISSDLFKTEMTKISDEKMQKVLETYKNEGSIIKYNLTILMNNCESFIDKIDNPKLRMTTFIKGDLGKLKQIQQNILVSSSNFQKVIGNEKQLKKENYSREKLEIFNKQLAQFEKSVTIFIRELEKNKSLNINQIEKKIYSENSAGTPNDVIKNYNKLVNIYNNLINVSKESSTSIIEK, from the coding sequence ATGAGTTATAAAAAAATAATATTAATAGCAACTTTATCAATTTTGTTATTTTCCTGCGACAAGTCATTTAAGGAAATTGGACAAAGATTTAGTATAAAAAAAGTGAAAAATGAGGAAATGGAAAAATACAATAGCTATATAGAGATTTACAATAAATTGTCAATAATTGATGATGAAATTTCATCATACATTGAAGCAGCTGGTGAAAATAATTCAATAAATATTGAGCAGATGAAAACTTTGGGAAATATTCCAGTTATTAAGATTGAAAGCCAAATTTTTGAAAAGCTGGAAAAAAATATTAGTTCAAAATTTAAAATGGAAAAGCTGGATAATTCTGCTAAAAAGCTATTGCCCATATTAAAAGAATTAAAAACAGCAACTGACACAATGGGAAATTATTATGGAAAAAAGGAAAATTTAACGGATAATTTCGCTAAAAGTCAAGGATTGCATACAAGTTTTTTAAGAATTTACAAAAAATACAAGATAAGTTCAGATTTATTTAAAACGGAAATGACAAAAATATCGGATGAAAAAATGCAAAAAGTCTTAGAAACTTATAAAAATGAAGGCAGCATTATAAAATATAATTTAACAATCCTAATGAACAACTGCGAATCCTTTATAGATAAGATAGACAATCCAAAATTAAGAATGACAACTTTTATAAAAGGTGATTTGGGAAAATTAAAACAAATTCAGCAAAATATTCTAGTCAGTTCAAGTAATTTTCAAAAAGTAATCGGAAATGAAAAACAGCTGAAAAAAGAGAACTATTCAAGAGAAAAATTGGAAATATTTAACAAACAGCTTGCACAATTTGAAAAATCAGTTACAATATTTATTAGGGAGCTGGAAAAAAATAAATCATTGAACATAAATCAGATTGAGAAAAAGATTTATTCTGAAAATTCAGCAGGTACTCCAAATGATGTAATTAAAAACTATAATAAATTAGTAAATATCTATAATAATTTGATAAATGTTAGCAAAGAGTCTTCAACTTCTATAATTGAAAAATAA